A genomic stretch from Candidatus Hydrogenisulfobacillus filiaventi includes:
- the dnaA gene encoding chromosomal replication initiator informational ATPase (Evidence 2a : Function from experimental evidences in other organisms; PubMedId : 2167836, 2846289, 12682299, 16120674, 1779750, 28166228; Product type f : factor) yields the protein MLELGLDALWVEATDRLQQELSTPSFETWVKVTRPQGLAGNTLTLAVPSEFIREMVATRYQSILREVLRQVSGRDLTVRLVVHPDAAGPAPAAALPARPPASARTPAPAANEYRARLNPKYVFEAFVVGSSNRLAHAACMAVAEMPARAYNPLFLYGGVGLGKTHLMHAIGHQVLTRSPEARVLYVSSENFTNEMINAIRDDRMEAFRQRYRGIDVLLIDDIQFVAGKERTQEEFFHTFEALHGARKQIVISSDRPPKDIPTLEDRLRSRFEWGLITDIQPPDMETRVAILAKKAQMEGLPFPDAVLTYIAMQIDSNIRELEGALIRVTALASITGRNITVELAREALKDVVTAARPRAITIRTIQEEVARYFEIATDDLKGKKRNRALAWPRQIAMYLARELTDASLPKIGEEFGGRDHTTVLHACDKIGTDRTRNPQLAQILEYLVNRIKSH from the coding sequence ATGCTTGAGCTCGGCCTGGACGCCCTTTGGGTGGAGGCCACGGACCGTCTGCAACAAGAGCTCAGCACGCCCAGCTTCGAAACCTGGGTCAAGGTAACCAGGCCCCAAGGGCTGGCCGGAAACACCCTTACCTTGGCGGTACCGTCGGAATTCATCCGGGAAATGGTCGCCACCCGCTACCAGAGCATCCTGCGGGAAGTGCTGCGTCAGGTCAGCGGACGCGACCTCACCGTCCGGCTGGTGGTCCATCCCGACGCCGCCGGCCCGGCCCCGGCCGCCGCCCTGCCGGCCCGCCCCCCGGCTTCCGCGCGCACCCCGGCGCCGGCGGCGAATGAATACCGGGCGCGCCTCAACCCGAAGTACGTCTTTGAGGCCTTCGTGGTCGGTTCCTCCAACCGCCTGGCCCATGCCGCCTGCATGGCGGTGGCGGAGATGCCGGCCCGCGCGTACAATCCCCTGTTCCTTTACGGCGGCGTAGGCCTAGGCAAGACCCATCTCATGCACGCCATCGGCCATCAGGTACTGACCCGCAGCCCGGAGGCACGGGTGCTGTACGTTTCGTCCGAGAATTTCACCAACGAGATGATCAACGCCATCCGCGACGACCGTATGGAGGCCTTCCGGCAGCGCTACCGGGGCATCGATGTGCTGCTGATTGACGACATCCAGTTCGTAGCCGGCAAGGAACGGACCCAGGAGGAATTCTTCCACACCTTTGAAGCCCTGCATGGGGCCCGTAAGCAGATCGTGATCTCCAGCGACCGCCCGCCCAAGGACATTCCCACCCTCGAGGACCGCCTGCGCTCCCGGTTCGAATGGGGGCTCATCACCGACATCCAGCCCCCGGATATGGAAACCCGGGTGGCCATCCTGGCCAAGAAGGCCCAGATGGAGGGCCTACCCTTCCCGGATGCTGTCCTGACGTACATAGCCATGCAGATCGACTCCAACATCCGGGAGCTGGAGGGCGCTCTGATCCGGGTGACCGCCCTGGCGTCCATCACCGGCCGGAACATCACCGTCGAACTGGCCCGGGAGGCGCTGAAGGACGTGGTCACGGCCGCCCGGCCCCGGGCCATCACCATCCGCACCATCCAGGAGGAGGTAGCCCGCTACTTTGAGATCGCCACCGACGACCTGAAGGGCAAGAAGCGGAACCGGGCCCTGGCCTGGCCCCGGCAGATTGCGATGTACCTGGCCCGGGAGCTCACGGACGCCTCCCTGCCCAAGATCGGCGAGGAGTTCGGCGGCCGGGATCACACCACCGTCCTTCACGCCTGCGACAAGATCGGCACCGACCGGACCCGCAACCCGCAACTGGCCCAAATCCTGGAATACCTGGTCAATCGCATCAAATCCCACTGA
- a CDS encoding protein of unknown function (Evidence 5 : Unknown function) → MPDWGQAADKHVERVWIGTGLYTGRHGPTPAARETGDILPGYPQSLPHLETARHEGERTFPQHPQPL, encoded by the coding sequence ATGCCGGACTGGGGACAAGCGGCGGATAAGCATGTCGAAAGGGTGTGGATAGGCACAGGGTTATACACAGGCCGGCACGGTCCGACACCTGCGGCTAGGGAAACGGGGGATATCCTGCCGGGTTATCCCCAATCCCTGCCGCACCTGGAGACGGCCCGGCACGAGGGCGAGCGGACTTTTCCCCAACATCCCCAGCCCTTATGA
- a CDS encoding Beta sliding clamp has translation MHFTAEQEALTRALGQVARVVAAQNTLPVLAGIQLQAEGDTLRVSATDLTTLLEAEIPVEVREPGVVVIPAATLHDLVHRIPTPAVEFHQADPQGPVTVRYGRNRATLHGFGAERLPAFPVPEGEPKALSLPPTAWAQAPQQLLFACARDDSRPILKGVSLTLGEGRAVLAATDGSRLSQSWFPAPEQLGAPVRAVLPARTVAELARLSAGYERLEVLVTDNLVLARVPGLTLTSRLLDGTFPDYERVIPREYLVTVRVRLADLRGAVERVHVITGRDHTASLRLHHQPGLLEVSASSPEYGQAFEEVECQSEGEAMDILFNPAYFLEALKSLDDGEAMLEFAGIHAAARFRSSAAPGYFHILLPLRQAV, from the coding sequence ATGCATTTCACCGCTGAACAAGAGGCCTTGACCCGCGCGCTGGGCCAGGTGGCCCGGGTGGTGGCGGCTCAGAACACCCTGCCCGTCCTGGCAGGCATCCAGCTCCAGGCGGAGGGGGACACGCTGCGCGTCTCCGCCACCGACCTCACCACCCTGCTGGAAGCCGAAATCCCGGTGGAGGTGCGGGAACCCGGGGTGGTGGTCATCCCGGCCGCCACCCTGCATGACCTGGTCCACCGCATTCCGACCCCGGCCGTCGAATTCCATCAGGCGGATCCCCAGGGTCCGGTCACGGTGCGCTACGGCCGCAACCGGGCCACGCTGCATGGCTTCGGCGCCGAACGTCTGCCGGCGTTTCCGGTCCCGGAAGGGGAACCTAAGGCCCTCAGTCTTCCGCCCACCGCCTGGGCCCAGGCCCCCCAGCAGCTGTTGTTCGCCTGCGCCCGGGACGATTCCCGGCCTATCCTGAAGGGGGTCTCGCTGACCCTGGGTGAGGGGCGGGCCGTGTTGGCCGCCACCGATGGCAGCCGTTTGTCGCAAAGCTGGTTCCCGGCGCCGGAGCAGTTGGGGGCACCGGTCCGGGCGGTCCTGCCGGCGCGCACCGTCGCCGAATTGGCCCGGCTCAGCGCCGGTTACGAGCGCCTAGAGGTGCTGGTCACCGACAACCTCGTCCTGGCCCGGGTGCCGGGTCTGACCCTGACTTCGCGGCTCCTGGACGGCACCTTTCCGGATTACGAACGGGTGATTCCTCGCGAGTACCTGGTCACGGTGCGGGTTCGCCTCGCGGACCTGCGGGGGGCGGTGGAACGCGTGCACGTCATCACCGGGCGCGACCACACCGCCTCCCTCCGCCTCCACCACCAGCCGGGGCTGCTGGAGGTTTCGGCCAGCTCGCCGGAATACGGTCAGGCCTTCGAGGAGGTCGAGTGTCAGAGCGAGGGGGAAGCGATGGACATCCTCTTCAACCCGGCCTATTTCCTGGAGGCCCTGAAGTCACTGGACGACGGCGAGGCGATGCTGGAGTTCGCCGGCATTCATGCCGCCGCCCGCTTCCGCTCCAGCGCCGCCCCCGGGTACTTCCATATCCTGTTGCCGTTACGCCAGGCGGTCTAG
- the recF gene encoding DNA replication and repair protein RecF has protein sequence MRLATLRMEGFRNLAPAELVPGPRLTLLVGPNGQGKTNVLEAVHLLLTGQPLRTEQARECIAWDGDHFSLAGVVDSDTAGRIHLAHSLSRQPHSRRRTGPVLPVVAFRPDDLELVKGGPEGRRRYLDLAIAPVDARYRTAWQRYQRALAQRNRSLRDWAAATGSPRHALEGVLEGYARLLAAEGAYVWRARRQFLEALAPYVGEASAQVGAGERLRLRLVPGGTREPAEEPAAFLAALASRGVEERQRGVTLVGPHRDEVVLELDGREAGRFGSQGQQRTVALALRLALFHWFRSRWGEAPMVLLDDVFSELDQERRRRLLAFVAGAEAQTLVTDTEGGRYRDLRPVVLAVEAGHLVREA, from the coding sequence ATGCGCCTGGCCACCCTGCGCATGGAGGGGTTCCGTAACCTGGCGCCGGCCGAACTGGTGCCCGGTCCCCGCCTCACCCTGCTGGTAGGGCCGAATGGCCAGGGCAAGACCAACGTGCTGGAGGCCGTGCACCTCCTCCTCACCGGGCAACCGCTGCGTACCGAGCAGGCGCGGGAATGCATCGCCTGGGATGGCGACCATTTCAGCCTGGCCGGGGTGGTGGACTCGGACACCGCGGGGCGGATACATCTGGCCCATAGCCTGTCCCGTCAGCCTCACAGCCGCCGGCGGACGGGGCCGGTCCTGCCGGTGGTGGCGTTCCGGCCGGATGACCTGGAGCTGGTGAAAGGGGGGCCGGAAGGACGCCGGCGTTATCTGGATCTGGCCATCGCGCCGGTGGATGCCCGCTACCGCACCGCCTGGCAGCGCTACCAGCGTGCCCTCGCCCAGCGCAACCGCAGCCTGCGCGACTGGGCAGCCGCCACGGGTTCCCCACGACACGCCCTGGAGGGGGTACTGGAAGGTTACGCCCGGCTGCTGGCGGCGGAAGGGGCGTATGTCTGGCGGGCGCGCCGCCAGTTTCTGGAGGCGCTGGCCCCGTATGTCGGGGAGGCATCGGCCCAGGTCGGGGCCGGGGAGCGCCTCCGTCTGCGGCTGGTTCCCGGCGGCACGCGGGAGCCCGCAGAGGAGCCGGCCGCCTTCCTGGCCGCGCTGGCCAGCCGCGGCGTCGAGGAACGGCAACGCGGCGTCACGCTGGTCGGTCCTCACCGGGATGAGGTGGTGCTGGAACTGGACGGCCGGGAGGCGGGCCGGTTCGGCTCCCAGGGTCAGCAGCGGACGGTGGCTCTGGCGCTGCGGCTGGCGCTCTTCCACTGGTTCCGCAGCCGGTGGGGGGAAGCGCCGATGGTCCTGCTGGATGACGTGTTTTCCGAGCTGGACCAGGAGCGGCGCCGACGGCTGCTGGCTTTCGTAGCGGGAGCCGAGGCCCAGACCCTGGTCACCGATACCGAGGGCGGGCGCTACCGGGATCTGCGGCCGGTTGTGCTGGCGGTGGAGGCGGGTCATCTTGTCCGGGAGGCATGA
- a CDS encoding protein of unknown function (Evidence 5 : Unknown function) encodes MSGRHDRRAGDGREPVPVGRILEAAAAAYRWTDLVRLNRLRCVWEEAAGQPLAGRVRLLSWHAGVLEVAVENSVWAQELTYWLPSLTERLRQAADGDGTWLERIQVKVRPGLFGVPEGPSPARPGLPARGRGVEQVPLEELGRRLASRHAALVAADPGLHPCRDCGAPTDRDHLRCSACEAALQAGRAPSREGAAGGYVPASGRVPGGADAGDHPAAGPGGD; translated from the coding sequence TTGTCCGGGAGGCATGACCGCAGGGCGGGGGACGGGCGGGAACCGGTGCCGGTAGGCCGCATCCTGGAGGCGGCCGCCGCGGCGTACCGGTGGACGGACCTGGTCCGTCTCAACCGCCTCCGCTGTGTATGGGAGGAGGCGGCGGGGCAACCTCTGGCCGGAAGGGTCCGCCTCCTCTCCTGGCACGCCGGCGTCCTGGAGGTGGCGGTGGAAAACTCGGTCTGGGCTCAGGAGCTGACCTATTGGCTGCCGTCCCTGACGGAGCGGCTCCGCCAGGCAGCGGACGGTGACGGCACGTGGCTGGAACGGATCCAGGTCAAGGTGCGTCCCGGGCTTTTCGGCGTTCCGGAGGGGCCGTCTCCGGCCCGCCCGGGCCTCCCGGCCCGGGGCCGGGGAGTGGAACAGGTGCCGCTGGAGGAGCTGGGCCGCCGCCTGGCGTCCCGCCACGCGGCCCTGGTGGCCGCGGACCCGGGGCTTCACCCCTGCCGGGACTGCGGTGCGCCGACCGACCGCGACCATCTCCGCTGCAGTGCCTGCGAGGCAGCCCTGCAGGCGGGGCGGGCCCCTTCCCGGGAGGGGGCGGCAGGCGGCTATGTTCCTGCATCTGGGCGGGTTCCGGGTGGTGCGGACGCGGGAGATCATCCTGCTGC